One Microcaecilia unicolor chromosome 4, aMicUni1.1, whole genome shotgun sequence genomic region harbors:
- the MRPS24 gene encoding 28S ribosomal protein S24, mitochondrial, producing the protein MATFWCGRRVRLQQVLQNISWVFAKSRNIQTSSICFKNRAARVRVGKGNKPVTYEQAHPPHDIAHKKGWLSLHTSNLDGEDGASERTVEDVFIRKFIFGTFHGCLANEIVIKRRANRIIICAVLVQKLAPHKFYFLLGYTETLLSFFYKCPVTMEVQTVEEKVIYKYL; encoded by the exons GTTTTACAGAACATCTCGTGGGTTTTTGCTAAGAGTCGAAACATTCAGACTTCATCCATTTGTTTCAAG AACAGAGCTGCTCGGGTGCGAGTTGGGAAAGGAAACAAACCTGTGACATATGAGCAAGCTCACCCTCCCCACGACATTGCTCACAAGAAAGGCTGGCTGTCCCTGCACACAA GTAACCTGGATGGTGAAGATGGCGCATCAGAGCGGACAGTGGAGGATGTCTTTATCCGAAAGTTTATCTTTGGTACCTTCCATGGTTGCCTAGCCAATGAAATTGTGATCAAGCGCCGTGCCAATCGCATCATCATCTGCGCAGTACTTGTGCAGAAGCTGGCACCACACAAGTTCTATTTCCTGCTTGGCTACACAGAGACACTGCTTAGCTTTTTCTACAAATGTCCTGTCACCATGgaggtacagactgtagaagagaAAGTCATCTACAAGTACTTATAA